In Gossypium arboreum isolate Shixiya-1 chromosome 5, ASM2569848v2, whole genome shotgun sequence, a single genomic region encodes these proteins:
- the LOC108453178 gene encoding uncharacterized protein LOC108453178 isoform X3, translating into MARTAIFVSKHGGQSEIVLRVKQGDNPTFGFLMPDHRLHPYFRFLVDHQELLSSNSIDEESKADSSLDQASSGRGGGALSLLGTVYGSGEDEDGETENATKAKRMESGESGVAINKKSTDGSDQKESSLSVSRKDDTVTKHLAPLKEKASLIKRNQSITSVKPGTMTGLKKESDASTAEKSRASSLPPILKVEIPVVEPPSDLKRVVDKIVEFILRNGRQFEAVLVEQDVKHGRFPFLLPSNLYHPYYLEALQKAEKSKLPGKGFISEKHDSSGRGVEKKAASSRESDSASLGSDIPYNSDRKEKFKMVISKSKKDGQDPPSSKATQPQIGVSVDAAAAAAILQAATRGIKKPNLEILSKTSLNGSSQVPTSEDGHVPSSGQKGEPSVSGQVANAIAKTAAIAAASEADSSEACLTKEEKLKAERLKRAKMFAALIKSGSAPLKTESLRGLSAEPPGLGVCGSGAEGGSLSVKEREGSSGAMDIDTCDKNEKMNSGIHHNERRSKRKYRSRSKRHEADSGQEEEEQEEKEDKVKDGHSGRKRRSHHQSSDRHKHRKRHSSSKHRDSRHRHKHDSSTDDEQSHKSDHSDSDCLHSRHRRKRDCPSDSEHQRSRCRGSSEDEHHPSQHRHKHDSSSENEHRRSRHRHKHHRSSDDEYNHRRKRSHAGKEVELEEGEIYAKSDQSKLSEGNVASREASADISNPDVVEGRASSVPSATTTVSNDLRAKIRAMLMATL; encoded by the exons ATGGCAAGGACAGCTATATTTGTAAGCAAACATGGTGGGCAATCAGAGATTGTTTTGAGGGTCAAACAAGGAGACAACCCAACATTTGGCTTCTTAATGCCTGATCATCGACTGCAtccctactttaggtttcttgttGATCACCAAGAACTTTTAAGCAGCAATTCCATTGATGAAGAGAGCAAAGCTGACAGTTCTCTTGATCAGGCAAGTAGTGGTAGAGGGGGTGGCGCTTTATCTTTGCTTGGCACTGTATATGGTTCCGGAGAAGACGAGGATGGTGAAACGGAGAATGCTACCAAAGCTAAGAGAATGGAATCTGGGGAATCTGGGGTTGCTATCAATAAAAAGTCAACTGACGGATCAGATCAGAAAGAATCTTCATTAAGTGTTAGTAGAAAAGATGATACTGTAACTAAACATTTGGCCCCTTTGAAGGAAAAGGCTTCTCTAATAAAACGAAATCAATCTATAACATCAGTTAAGCCTGGAACAATGACTGGGTTGAAGAAAGAAAGTGATGCTTCCACAGCTGAGAAATCACGAGCTTCTTCTTTGCCACCCATATTGAAGGTTGAAATACCTGTTGTCGAGCCTCCATCTGATTTAAAGAGAGTGGTTGATAAGATTGTCGAATTCATTCTGAGAAATGGTAGACAGTTTGAAGCGGTTCTGGTTGAACAAGATGTCAAGCATGGGAGGTTCCCTTTCCTGTTGCCATCCAATCTATATCATCCATATTATTTAGAAGCTCTTCAAAAAGCTGAAAAG TCAAAGTTACCTGGTAAAGGATTCATTTCTGAGAAGCATGATTCATCTGGCCGTGGGGTAGAGAAGAAAGCTGCTTCATCCCGAGAAAGTGATAGTGCATCTCTTGGATCTGACATACCATATAACTCAGATAGGAAAGAGAAGTTTAAAATGGTAATCAGCAAATCAAAGAAGGATGGACAAGATCCCCCTTCTTCCAAAGCTACCCAGCCTCAAATCGGAGTTAGTGTGGATGCAGCTGCCGCAGCTGCTATTCTTCAGGCTGCCACAAGAGGCATTAAGAAACCAAATTTAGAGATTCTTTCGAAGACATCATTAAATGGTAGCAGTCAGGTCCCAACTAGTGAGGATGGGCATGTCCCAAGTTCTGGTCAGAAAGGCGAGCCGAGTGTTTCTGGTCAGGTTGCTAATGCTATTGCAAAGACGGCAGCTATTGCAGCTGCAAGTGAGGCTGATTCGTCCGAGGCATGTTTGACAAAAGAAGAAAAACTGAAAGCTGAACGATTAAAACGGGCAAAGATGTTTGCAGCCTTGATAAAAAGTGGTTCTGCACCACTAAAAACTGAATCATTGCGTGGCTTATCTGCCGAACCACCTGGGTTAGGGGTTTGTGGTTCGGGTGCTGAGGGTGGAAGCCTTTCTGTAAAAGAAAGGGAAGGCAGCTCAGGTGCAATGGATATCGATACTTGTGACAAAAATGAAAAGATGAATTCTGGTATTCATCATAATGAACGTCGATCAAAGAGGAAGTACCGTTCGAGATCAAAAAGACATGAAGCAGATAGCGGACAGGAGGAGGAAGaacaagaagaaaaagaagataaAGTAAAGGACGGACACTCGGGTAGAAAACGGAGATCTCATCACCAAAGTAGCGATAGGCATAAGCATAGAAAAAGACATTCCTCTTCAAAACATAGAGATTCACGACATCGGCATAAGCATGATAGTAGCACCGATGATGAACAAAGTCATAAGTCTGACCACTCTGATAGTGACTGTCTTCATTCTCGACACAGACGGAAAAGAGATTGCCCTTCAGATTCTGAACACCAGAGGTCAAGATGTCGTGGCTCCTCCGAGGATGAGCATCATCCATCTCAACATCGTCACAAGCATGATAGCTCATCTGAGAATGAGCATCGACGCTCTAGACATCGGCACAAGCACCATAGGTCTTCCGATGATGAGTATAATCATCGACGGAAGAGATCTCATGCTGGAAAAGAAGTGGAATTGGAGGAAGGAGAGATATATGCGAAATCAGATCAATCGAAATTGAGTGAGGGAAATGTTGCAAGTAGGGAGGCTTCTGCAGATATATCAAACCCGGATGTGGTGGAGGGAAGGGCTTCTTCCGTGCCGTCTGCAACCACCACGGTTTCTAACGATTTAAGAGCCAAAATCCGAGCTATGCTGATGGCGACCTTGTAG
- the LOC108453178 gene encoding uncharacterized protein LOC108453178 isoform X1: protein MDLEVVGRHALLFDDDAMAAFVNSPEALVDWNSLAIDRYDVRHLLSGPPPPRKRRRHLSSPSVTADDKLESDLDRERYLDLPPPSPSLPDRQDGDNNEEPAAAGGLYNAVSFSYGNTGESNEQKDADVESSFRPPFPVPETLLQNLPPTEKVHQIMARTAIFVSKHGGQSEIVLRVKQGDNPTFGFLMPDHRLHPYFRFLVDHQELLSSNSIDEESKADSSLDQASSGRGGGALSLLGTVYGSGEDEDGETENATKAKRMESGESGVAINKKSTDGSDQKESSLSVSRKDDTVTKHLAPLKEKASLIKRNQSITSVKPGTMTGLKKESDASTAEKSRASSLPPILKVEIPVVEPPSDLKRVVDKIVEFILRNGRQFEAVLVEQDVKHGRFPFLLPSNLYHPYYLEALQKAEKSKLPGKGFISEKHDSSGRGVEKKAASSRESDSASLGSDIPYNSDRKEKFKMVISKSKKDGQDPPSSKATQPQIGVSVDAAAAAAILQAATRGIKKPNLEILSKTSLNGSSQVPTSEDGHVPSSGQKGEPSVSGQVANAIAKTAAIAAASEADSSEACLTKEEKLKAERLKRAKMFAALIKSGSAPLKTESLRGLSAEPPGLGVCGSGAEGGSLSVKEREGSSGAMDIDTCDKNEKMNSGIHHNERRSKRKYRSRSKRHEADSGQEEEEQEEKEDKVKDGHSGRKRRSHHQSSDRHKHRKRHSSSKHRDSRHRHKHDSSTDDEQSHKSDHSDSDCLHSRHRRKRDCPSDSEHQRSRCRGSSEDEHHPSQHRHKHDSSSENEHRRSRHRHKHHRSSDDEYNHRRKRSHAGKEVELEEGEIYAKSDQSKLSEGNVASREASADISNPDVVEGRASSVPSATTTVSNDLRAKIRAMLMATL from the exons ATGGATCTAGAGGTGGTCGGACGCCACGCGCTGCTCTTCGACGACGACGCCATGGCCGCCTTCGTTAACTCTCCGGAGGCTCTCGTTGACTGGAACTCCCTCGCCATCGATCGCTATGATGTGCGTCACCTTCTCTCTGGACCTCCTCCGCCTCGAAAGAGACGGCGCCACCTTTCATCTCCTTCGGTAACCGCCGATGATAAGTTGGAGTCCGATCTCGATCGTGAGCGTTATCTCGATTTGCCTCCTCCTTCTCCGTCGCTGCCCGATCGGCAAG ATGGAGATAATAATGAGGAACCTGCGGCTGCTGGCGGTCTCTATAATGCTGTTTCCTTTTCATATGGAAACACTGGTGAATCAAACGAGCAAAAGGATGCTGATGTGGAATCTAGTTTTCGGCCACCATTTCCTGTTCCTGAAACCTTACTTCAAAACCTA CCTCCTACGGAGAAAGTACATCAGATTATGGCAAGGACAGCTATATTTGTAAGCAAACATGGTGGGCAATCAGAGATTGTTTTGAGGGTCAAACAAGGAGACAACCCAACATTTGGCTTCTTAATGCCTGATCATCGACTGCAtccctactttaggtttcttgttGATCACCAAGAACTTTTAAGCAGCAATTCCATTGATGAAGAGAGCAAAGCTGACAGTTCTCTTGATCAGGCAAGTAGTGGTAGAGGGGGTGGCGCTTTATCTTTGCTTGGCACTGTATATGGTTCCGGAGAAGACGAGGATGGTGAAACGGAGAATGCTACCAAAGCTAAGAGAATGGAATCTGGGGAATCTGGGGTTGCTATCAATAAAAAGTCAACTGACGGATCAGATCAGAAAGAATCTTCATTAAGTGTTAGTAGAAAAGATGATACTGTAACTAAACATTTGGCCCCTTTGAAGGAAAAGGCTTCTCTAATAAAACGAAATCAATCTATAACATCAGTTAAGCCTGGAACAATGACTGGGTTGAAGAAAGAAAGTGATGCTTCCACAGCTGAGAAATCACGAGCTTCTTCTTTGCCACCCATATTGAAGGTTGAAATACCTGTTGTCGAGCCTCCATCTGATTTAAAGAGAGTGGTTGATAAGATTGTCGAATTCATTCTGAGAAATGGTAGACAGTTTGAAGCGGTTCTGGTTGAACAAGATGTCAAGCATGGGAGGTTCCCTTTCCTGTTGCCATCCAATCTATATCATCCATATTATTTAGAAGCTCTTCAAAAAGCTGAAAAG TCAAAGTTACCTGGTAAAGGATTCATTTCTGAGAAGCATGATTCATCTGGCCGTGGGGTAGAGAAGAAAGCTGCTTCATCCCGAGAAAGTGATAGTGCATCTCTTGGATCTGACATACCATATAACTCAGATAGGAAAGAGAAGTTTAAAATGGTAATCAGCAAATCAAAGAAGGATGGACAAGATCCCCCTTCTTCCAAAGCTACCCAGCCTCAAATCGGAGTTAGTGTGGATGCAGCTGCCGCAGCTGCTATTCTTCAGGCTGCCACAAGAGGCATTAAGAAACCAAATTTAGAGATTCTTTCGAAGACATCATTAAATGGTAGCAGTCAGGTCCCAACTAGTGAGGATGGGCATGTCCCAAGTTCTGGTCAGAAAGGCGAGCCGAGTGTTTCTGGTCAGGTTGCTAATGCTATTGCAAAGACGGCAGCTATTGCAGCTGCAAGTGAGGCTGATTCGTCCGAGGCATGTTTGACAAAAGAAGAAAAACTGAAAGCTGAACGATTAAAACGGGCAAAGATGTTTGCAGCCTTGATAAAAAGTGGTTCTGCACCACTAAAAACTGAATCATTGCGTGGCTTATCTGCCGAACCACCTGGGTTAGGGGTTTGTGGTTCGGGTGCTGAGGGTGGAAGCCTTTCTGTAAAAGAAAGGGAAGGCAGCTCAGGTGCAATGGATATCGATACTTGTGACAAAAATGAAAAGATGAATTCTGGTATTCATCATAATGAACGTCGATCAAAGAGGAAGTACCGTTCGAGATCAAAAAGACATGAAGCAGATAGCGGACAGGAGGAGGAAGaacaagaagaaaaagaagataaAGTAAAGGACGGACACTCGGGTAGAAAACGGAGATCTCATCACCAAAGTAGCGATAGGCATAAGCATAGAAAAAGACATTCCTCTTCAAAACATAGAGATTCACGACATCGGCATAAGCATGATAGTAGCACCGATGATGAACAAAGTCATAAGTCTGACCACTCTGATAGTGACTGTCTTCATTCTCGACACAGACGGAAAAGAGATTGCCCTTCAGATTCTGAACACCAGAGGTCAAGATGTCGTGGCTCCTCCGAGGATGAGCATCATCCATCTCAACATCGTCACAAGCATGATAGCTCATCTGAGAATGAGCATCGACGCTCTAGACATCGGCACAAGCACCATAGGTCTTCCGATGATGAGTATAATCATCGACGGAAGAGATCTCATGCTGGAAAAGAAGTGGAATTGGAGGAAGGAGAGATATATGCGAAATCAGATCAATCGAAATTGAGTGAGGGAAATGTTGCAAGTAGGGAGGCTTCTGCAGATATATCAAACCCGGATGTGGTGGAGGGAAGGGCTTCTTCCGTGCCGTCTGCAACCACCACGGTTTCTAACGATTTAAGAGCCAAAATCCGAGCTATGCTGATGGCGACCTTGTAG
- the LOC108453178 gene encoding uncharacterized protein LOC108453178 isoform X2, whose amino-acid sequence MQPPTEKVHQIMARTAIFVSKHGGQSEIVLRVKQGDNPTFGFLMPDHRLHPYFRFLVDHQELLSSNSIDEESKADSSLDQASSGRGGGALSLLGTVYGSGEDEDGETENATKAKRMESGESGVAINKKSTDGSDQKESSLSVSRKDDTVTKHLAPLKEKASLIKRNQSITSVKPGTMTGLKKESDASTAEKSRASSLPPILKVEIPVVEPPSDLKRVVDKIVEFILRNGRQFEAVLVEQDVKHGRFPFLLPSNLYHPYYLEALQKAEKSKLPGKGFISEKHDSSGRGVEKKAASSRESDSASLGSDIPYNSDRKEKFKMVISKSKKDGQDPPSSKATQPQIGVSVDAAAAAAILQAATRGIKKPNLEILSKTSLNGSSQVPTSEDGHVPSSGQKGEPSVSGQVANAIAKTAAIAAASEADSSEACLTKEEKLKAERLKRAKMFAALIKSGSAPLKTESLRGLSAEPPGLGVCGSGAEGGSLSVKEREGSSGAMDIDTCDKNEKMNSGIHHNERRSKRKYRSRSKRHEADSGQEEEEQEEKEDKVKDGHSGRKRRSHHQSSDRHKHRKRHSSSKHRDSRHRHKHDSSTDDEQSHKSDHSDSDCLHSRHRRKRDCPSDSEHQRSRCRGSSEDEHHPSQHRHKHDSSSENEHRRSRHRHKHHRSSDDEYNHRRKRSHAGKEVELEEGEIYAKSDQSKLSEGNVASREASADISNPDVVEGRASSVPSATTTVSNDLRAKIRAMLMATL is encoded by the exons ATGCAG CCTCCTACGGAGAAAGTACATCAGATTATGGCAAGGACAGCTATATTTGTAAGCAAACATGGTGGGCAATCAGAGATTGTTTTGAGGGTCAAACAAGGAGACAACCCAACATTTGGCTTCTTAATGCCTGATCATCGACTGCAtccctactttaggtttcttgttGATCACCAAGAACTTTTAAGCAGCAATTCCATTGATGAAGAGAGCAAAGCTGACAGTTCTCTTGATCAGGCAAGTAGTGGTAGAGGGGGTGGCGCTTTATCTTTGCTTGGCACTGTATATGGTTCCGGAGAAGACGAGGATGGTGAAACGGAGAATGCTACCAAAGCTAAGAGAATGGAATCTGGGGAATCTGGGGTTGCTATCAATAAAAAGTCAACTGACGGATCAGATCAGAAAGAATCTTCATTAAGTGTTAGTAGAAAAGATGATACTGTAACTAAACATTTGGCCCCTTTGAAGGAAAAGGCTTCTCTAATAAAACGAAATCAATCTATAACATCAGTTAAGCCTGGAACAATGACTGGGTTGAAGAAAGAAAGTGATGCTTCCACAGCTGAGAAATCACGAGCTTCTTCTTTGCCACCCATATTGAAGGTTGAAATACCTGTTGTCGAGCCTCCATCTGATTTAAAGAGAGTGGTTGATAAGATTGTCGAATTCATTCTGAGAAATGGTAGACAGTTTGAAGCGGTTCTGGTTGAACAAGATGTCAAGCATGGGAGGTTCCCTTTCCTGTTGCCATCCAATCTATATCATCCATATTATTTAGAAGCTCTTCAAAAAGCTGAAAAG TCAAAGTTACCTGGTAAAGGATTCATTTCTGAGAAGCATGATTCATCTGGCCGTGGGGTAGAGAAGAAAGCTGCTTCATCCCGAGAAAGTGATAGTGCATCTCTTGGATCTGACATACCATATAACTCAGATAGGAAAGAGAAGTTTAAAATGGTAATCAGCAAATCAAAGAAGGATGGACAAGATCCCCCTTCTTCCAAAGCTACCCAGCCTCAAATCGGAGTTAGTGTGGATGCAGCTGCCGCAGCTGCTATTCTTCAGGCTGCCACAAGAGGCATTAAGAAACCAAATTTAGAGATTCTTTCGAAGACATCATTAAATGGTAGCAGTCAGGTCCCAACTAGTGAGGATGGGCATGTCCCAAGTTCTGGTCAGAAAGGCGAGCCGAGTGTTTCTGGTCAGGTTGCTAATGCTATTGCAAAGACGGCAGCTATTGCAGCTGCAAGTGAGGCTGATTCGTCCGAGGCATGTTTGACAAAAGAAGAAAAACTGAAAGCTGAACGATTAAAACGGGCAAAGATGTTTGCAGCCTTGATAAAAAGTGGTTCTGCACCACTAAAAACTGAATCATTGCGTGGCTTATCTGCCGAACCACCTGGGTTAGGGGTTTGTGGTTCGGGTGCTGAGGGTGGAAGCCTTTCTGTAAAAGAAAGGGAAGGCAGCTCAGGTGCAATGGATATCGATACTTGTGACAAAAATGAAAAGATGAATTCTGGTATTCATCATAATGAACGTCGATCAAAGAGGAAGTACCGTTCGAGATCAAAAAGACATGAAGCAGATAGCGGACAGGAGGAGGAAGaacaagaagaaaaagaagataaAGTAAAGGACGGACACTCGGGTAGAAAACGGAGATCTCATCACCAAAGTAGCGATAGGCATAAGCATAGAAAAAGACATTCCTCTTCAAAACATAGAGATTCACGACATCGGCATAAGCATGATAGTAGCACCGATGATGAACAAAGTCATAAGTCTGACCACTCTGATAGTGACTGTCTTCATTCTCGACACAGACGGAAAAGAGATTGCCCTTCAGATTCTGAACACCAGAGGTCAAGATGTCGTGGCTCCTCCGAGGATGAGCATCATCCATCTCAACATCGTCACAAGCATGATAGCTCATCTGAGAATGAGCATCGACGCTCTAGACATCGGCACAAGCACCATAGGTCTTCCGATGATGAGTATAATCATCGACGGAAGAGATCTCATGCTGGAAAAGAAGTGGAATTGGAGGAAGGAGAGATATATGCGAAATCAGATCAATCGAAATTGAGTGAGGGAAATGTTGCAAGTAGGGAGGCTTCTGCAGATATATCAAACCCGGATGTGGTGGAGGGAAGGGCTTCTTCCGTGCCGTCTGCAACCACCACGGTTTCTAACGATTTAAGAGCCAAAATCCGAGCTATGCTGATGGCGACCTTGTAG